Part of the Clostridium sporogenes genome, AAATGATAAAGACTTTACAAATTTGATGGATGTATACTTAGATGCAGTATTATATCCTAATATATATAAATATCCAGAAATAATGATGCAAGAAGGTTGGCATTATGAGATAGAAAATAAGGAAGATGATATAACTTATAAGGGTGTTGTATATAATGAAATGAAGGGAGCTTTCTCTTCACCAGAATCTATACTATTTAGAAAAATACAAGAATCTTTATTACCAGATACTGTATATGGGGTAGAATCAGGTGGAGATCCTGATTATATACCAGATCTTACACAGGATAATTTTAAAGAATTTCATAAAAAATATTATCATCCATCTAACAGCTATATATACTTATATGGAGATTTAGATATATTAGAAAAATTAAAATTTATAGACGAAAATTATTTAAAAGATTTTGATAAACAAGAAGTAGATTCAAAAATAAAATCTCAAGAAGCTTTTAAAGATCCTAAATATGTAGAGGTTAAATATCCTATATCTAAGGAAGAAAAAATTGAAGATAAAACTTATTTAAGTCTAAATTTTTCAGTAGGGAATTCTACAGATAAAGAATTATATTTGGCATTTGAGATTTTAGAGCATATACTTCTTGAAACACCATCTTCACCATTAAAGAAAGCTTTATTAGAGGCAGGATTAGGTAAAGATGTATTTGGGGTTTATGATAATAGCATACTTCAATCTACAATTAGTATAATAGTTAAGAATTCTAATACTGATAAGGTAGAAAAATTTAAATCTGTAGTATTTAATACACTTGAAAACTTAGTAAAAGAAGGTATAGATAAAAAATTAATAGAATCATCAATAAATATAAAGGAATTTAGTTTAAGAGAAGCAGATTATCAAGGGTATCCAAAAGGTTTAATATATAACATGAAATCTATGGAAAGTTGGCTTTATAATGAAGAGCCTACAATGCATTTAAAATATGAAGATGTACTACCAAAAATAAAATCTGCATTAAACTCTAATTATTTTGAGGACTTAATTCAAAGATATATTTTAGACAACAATCATTATTCAGTACTTATAGTAAAACCAGAAAAAGGACTTGAAGAAAATAGAATAGAAAACATAAGAAAAAAATTAAAAGAATACAAAGACAGTTTAACAGAAAAAGAGCTAGAATTATTAATACAACAAACTAAGAAGCTAAAAGAAAGACAAAATAAAAAGGATTCTATGGAAAATTTGAGTAAAATACCATTACTTTCCATAGAAGATATAAATAAAGAAGCAGAAAGACTTCCTTTAGAAGAAAAAAATATTTTAGGTATTAAAACTTTATACCATAATGTATTTACTAATAAAATTTCATATTTAAATTTATATTTTAATACAAGGGCAGTAGAAAAAGAAAACATACCTTATATAGGATTATTATCAGCTGTTCTTGGTAAAGTGAGTACAGAAAATTATAATTATCAAGATTTATCTAATGAAGTTAATATAAATACAGGCGGGATTAGATATAATGCAGAAATCTTTAGTCAAAAAGAAAGCTATGAAGATTATACGTCTATGTTTACTATAAAATCTAAGTGTTTAACTAGCAATGTTAAAGAACTTATAAAATTATTATCAGAAATATTAACTAATTCTAAATTTGATGAAAAGAATAGACTAAGAGAAATAATACAAGAATTAAAATCAAGATTAGAGATGATAATGTTTGATAGAGGCCATAGTGTAGCTGTTAAAAGGTTGTTTTCATATTTTTCATCCTATGGTAAATATGATGAACTTTTATCAGGAGTAGAATTCTATAAATTTATTGTAGATATAGAGAAAAATTTTGAAGATAGATTTGAAGATATAAGTAAAAATTTACAAAGTGTATTTAATAAAATATTTAATTCCACAAACTTATTGGTAAGTGTTACTGGAGAAGAGGAAGAATTTAGTGAAGTAAATAAAGAATTTAAAATATTATATGATAGTTTAAGTGAAGAGAAATTACAATATAATAATTATGAATTTAATTTTGATAATAAAAATGAAGCTTTTTCAACCTCCTCTAAAGTTCAGTATGTGGCTAAGGGATATAATTACTTTAAATTGGGATATGAATATAGTGGAAGCATGCAAGTTTTAAGAACTATAGTAAATTATGATTATTTGTGGAATAGAATTAGAGTTCAAGGAGGAGCTTATGGTGCTTTTTCATCCTTTATAAAGAATGGTAATATGTTCTTTGTCTCTTATAGAGATCCTAATTTAATAAAAACTATAGAAGCTTATAATGAAGCATTTAAATATGTTTCTGAATTTAATCCAGAGGATAGAGAAATGACAAAGTACATTATAGGAACTATTTCTGATTTAGATACTCCTTTAACACCTGCTGCGAAGGGGGAAAGAGCTACTGAAAATTATTTAAGAAGAATATCTTATGAAGATAGGCAAAGGGAAAGAGAAGAGATATTAGCTACTAATAAAGAAGCTATAAAAGCTTTTAGTGATGTTATTAAAGATTTAATGAAAGAAAATTATATATGTGTTATTGGAAATGAAGATAAGATAAAAGAAAATAAGGATAGATTCAATAATATAATAAATTTATTTGAATAATAAAAATAGTATGTTGTAAATTTACTACAACATACTATTTTATATTATATTATTCTGACATACTTAGATTACCTTTTTTTGAAGTAGTTTTTTTCAAGAGCAATGCAAGAGTAGCTAAAGCTACTACAATACCTATAGGATATCCAATTGAAGGGTTAAGTTTAAATCCTTCTGGAGCTACAAGTATATAAGTTATAGAAACTGCAGTCATGAATACAGCTGGTATGGTCGCCATCCAATGAGATTTATTTACTTTGTGTAAATAAGCAGCTGCAGTCCATAAAACTATCATAGCCAAGGTTTGGTTTGACCAAGCAAAATATCTCCAAACAATATCAAAATTTATTTTTGTTAATACAAAACCTATAACGAATAGAGGTATACTTATTGCTAATCTATTTTTTATAGGTCCTTGTTCATAGTTTAAGAAGTCAGCTACTATAAGCCTTGAGCTTCTAAAAGCTGTATCACCAGAAGTTATTGGACAGGCAACAACCCCAAGTATAGCTAAAGCACCACCTATTTTCCCAAGTAATGAATTGGAAATAGTATTTACTACCCAAGCTTGTCCTCCGTGAGCAACCATTTGTTTGCCAAGTTCTCCAGTGCTTCCAAAGAAAGTCATTGCAGCAGCAGCCCAGATTAAAGCGAGTATTCCTTCGGCTATCATTGCTCCATAAAATATTTGTCTTCCTTGCTTTTCATTTGTTATACATCTAGCCATTAATGGAGATTGCGTTGAGTGGAAACCAGATATAGCTCCACAGGCAATTGTTACAAACATTAAAGGCCACATTGGAAGTTTGTTAGGGTGTAGGTTTGCTAAAGTTACTTCTGGTATGTGATATCCTTGAACTATTAAACCAGTAGCAACGCCTATGGCCATTATAAGTAAACATAAACCAAATATAGGGTATATTTTTCCTATAATTTTATCTACAGGAAGCATAGTTGCAAGAATATAGTAAATAAATATTACATATATCCATATAACTTTATTATAACCAGTTAAGGTATTTAAAAGACCAGCAGGTCCTATTATAAATACAACGCCAGTAAGAATTAAAAGTATTACTGAAAAACCTCTCATAAATTGTTTGAAACCAGGTCCAAGATATTTACCAACTACCTCCGGTATACTTGCACCATCATGTCTTACAGATAACATACCTGAAAAATAATCATGTACTCCACCTGCAAAAATAGAACCAAAAACAATCCATAAAAATGCGGCGGGTCCCCAAAGTGCACCAGCTATAGCTCCAAATATTGGACCTAAACCTGCAATATTTAAAAATTGAATCATAAAAATTTTCCAAGCTGGCATTGGAACAAAGTCAACTCCGTCTTCTAATCTAATGGCTGGAGTTTCTTTTGTTTCGTCTGCCCCAAACATTTTTTCTACTATTTTACCATAAATTAAATAACCAACAATAAGTGCTATTAATGAAAGAAAAAATGATATCATAAAATTACCTCCTACTAAATTTAATCGATTACAATATTGAACTATAAATTACATTTAAATCATAATATATTATTAAATTTTTATTAATAATATTTTTATAAAAGGCCATAAAAACACATTGAATTGTAAAAAAAATTCCCTGTTTAGCAAATTACAATAGAAAAAATATTTATTTATTGTATAATTTATTAAAGAATATTTAATAAATTATTTATAATAATGTAATTTAAGGGGAGAAATTTATGATATATATACAATTATTGGAAAGTATGTCCCTTATTGGTATAGCAGCCTATTTATATAGTCAAACTAAAACTTTTAATAAATTTCTTAAAAATAAATCTGATTATAAATATAAGTTAATAATTATAACTTTTTTTAGTGTGCTATCTATGTTAGGAACTTATACTGGAGTTAATATAGAGCCTTATGCATTAGCTAATGCAAGACCTATAGGGGCTATAGTAGCTGGATATATAGGTGGACCATTAGTAGGCATTATGGTTGGCATTATAGCAGGGACTCATAGGTATTTTTTAGGTGGCTTCACAGCCCTTTCCTGTGCCATATCTACTATAATAGAAGGTATAGTAGGAGGAATAGCTAATGTAATTACAAAGGATAAAAGTTTAGATGTTTCAACGGGTATTACAGCAGCAATAATAGCAGAAGTATTGCAGATGATAATAATTTTATTAATAGCAAAACCCTATGAAAATGCTCTGCAATTAGAAAGGGTTATAGCATTACCGATGATAATAACAAATTCTATTGGAGTAGGTATATTTATAAATATTATAAATAATACTCAAGAACATTATAAGAAAATTGGTGCCATACAATCTCAAAAGGCGCTTAATATAGCTAAAAAAACTTCTATTTACTTAAGAAGTGGATTTAATCAAGAAATTTCAGATAAAGTATGTTCAATAATATATGAAGCAATAAATTTAGAAAGCATATTTATTGCTGAAAATGATGGTATATTTTCTTATAATGGAGAAGAATTGAACAAGGAAAAATTAAAGTGTAAAATAAAGGAATATTTTAATTTTAAAGATTATAAGTTAATAAAATTTGAAGATAATAATAAAGAAAAATTATTCTATTGTATACCTATATACACAGATAAGGATAAGTTTAAGTTTGTCATAGGAATACAAATTAAGTCCTATAAAAGTGTAGATAAATATTTTAGTGATTTTGCTAAGGAGTTAAGTGCCCTTTTGGCTACCCAAATAGAACTATATGAATTAGACCAATTGGCTCAAGAAGTTTCAAAGGCAGAATTAAAAATGTTAAGAAATCAAATACATCCACATTTTTTATTTAATACACTAAATACCATAGCATCCTTTTGTAGAACTGATCCTATAAAAGCCAGGGAGCTTATATTGAATCTTTCAAATTATTTTAGACAAACTCTAAAAAGACAAGATGAAAAAATTATATTGAAAGAGGAAATAGAGTTTTTAGAATCCTATTTAGCTATAGAAAAGGCAAGATTTGGAGAAAGGCTAAATGTAGATATTAATATACCAGAAGAACTTTTAGATGTTAAAGTTCCAGTATTTGTACTTCAACCTATAATAGAAAATTCTATGAAACATGGTATATTAATAAAGCCACAGGGAGGAGAAGTAACAATTACTGCAATAGATGAAAAAGATAAAATTAAATTTGTAATAAAAGATACAGGAGTAGGTATGGATGAAAATACACTTAATTATGTAGTAAAAGATTGGCCAGGGATAGGACTTTCAAATGTTAATAAAAGATTAAAATTACTATATGGGGAAAAAAATTTCATACACATAAAAAGCAAATTAAATGAAGGAACAAAAGTTATGTTTTATATACCTAAGGAGGTATTTTAGATGAAAGAAATTAGAGCTATTATAATAGAGGATGAAAAGCCAGCTATAGAAGAACTTAAGTATGTTTTATCTAAATATAATTTTTTAAATATAGTGGATGTAGCTATGACTGGAAATGCTGGATATGAATTAGTTAAAAAACTACAACCAGAAGTAGTTTTTATGGATATAAATATACCTATAGAAAGTGGTATAATTGTATCTAAAAAAATAAAAGAATTTAACAAAGATATAAATATAATATTTATAACAGCATATGAACAATACGCTCTAGAAGCATTTGAAATAGACGCTTTAGATTATATACTAAAACCCTTTGATGATAAAAGAATAAGCGTAACTATAAAAAGATTGCAGGAAAAAATAGAGGAAAAATATAAGGAAGAAATTCCAGTTATGATAAGCGATATATTAAATAAATTAGAAAAAGAAGAAAAAACACTTAAAAAGATCCCATGTGAATATAGAGGTAAAATAATATTAATAGACACAAAAAATATCCATTATTGTTATACAATGGAGGATAAAACTTATGTAAAAATAGACTCAGAAGAATATATAACCCACAATACATTAAAAGAAATAGAAAAAAAGACAGATTTATTTAGGGTTCATAGAAGCTATATAGTAAATATGGACAATATAAAGGAATTGTACTCTTGGTTTAATGGTACATATAAATTAGTTATGAATGACAAAGAACAATCAGAAATTCCTGTTAGTAGAAATAATGTTAAAAAAGTAAAACAAATATTAGGAATATAAACTTAATATAGTAAGAAAATGGCAAGGTTAATTTATAATTACAAGTAAATAAAGATATAATAGGTTGTTTTAAAATAGATTTAATTTTAATATAGCAAATATAAAAAATACACGTAATAAACATGTGAATTATTTCATTACGTGTATTTTTTTATATTTGCGGTGTTAAAATTAAATTTATTTTAAGATACTATTCCATAAAGTTTTCCCATTCTGAATAAAGATTTTCTATTAGTTTTTGTTTATTTATTATATCTTTATTTATTTTTTCACTTTTAGCAGAATCCGAATATACTTCTTCAAGACAAAGTTGCTCTTGAAGGGAATTTACTTCTTCTTCTAGGTCTGTTATTTCCTTTTCTAAATTTTTTATCTTAAGTTTTTCTTGCTTTAATTTTTTTTCTTCTTCTTTTTTCTTTTTTCTTTCTTGGTGTATTTGAGTTTTAGTTTTTGAATTTTCAGAAGTTATAGCTTCATAGTCAAATCTATTAGGATTAATTTTTTTGTGAATATAATAATCATAATTACCTAAATATTCTTTTATACCATCTATATTTAGTTCATAAATTTTTCCGATAACCTTATTTAGAAAATATCTATCATGAGATATAACTAAAACTGTACCATCGTAATTTAATAAGGCATCTTCTAAGGCCTCACGAGACATTATATCTAAATGGTTAGTAGGTTCATCTAAAAGAAGAAAATTAGATTTAGAAAGCATTAATTTTAATAAATTAACCTTACATTTCTCTCCGCCACTAAGCTTTGATATTTCTTTAAATACATCATCCCCAGTAAATAAAAATGCGGCTAAAGCATTTCTAACTTCCGTAGTAGTCATTTCAGGAAACTCGTCCCAAACCTCATCTAATACAGTATTACACTCATTTAAGTCAGATTGCTCTTGATCATAATAACCAATGAATACATTCTTACCTATATATTTTGTTCCAGAGTTGCTTTGGATTTTATCCATTATTATTTTAAGTAATGT contains:
- a CDS encoding insulinase family protein, whose translation is MNLKLEEVYNGFKLINEEEIKEINSLAQVFLHEKSGAKLLFIKNDDDNKIFSISFRTPPKDSTGVAHILEHSVLCGSRKFPVKEPFVELIKGSLNTFLNAMTFPDKTMYPVGSTNDKDFTNLMDVYLDAVLYPNIYKYPEIMMQEGWHYEIENKEDDITYKGVVYNEMKGAFSSPESILFRKIQESLLPDTVYGVESGGDPDYIPDLTQDNFKEFHKKYYHPSNSYIYLYGDLDILEKLKFIDENYLKDFDKQEVDSKIKSQEAFKDPKYVEVKYPISKEEKIEDKTYLSLNFSVGNSTDKELYLAFEILEHILLETPSSPLKKALLEAGLGKDVFGVYDNSILQSTISIIVKNSNTDKVEKFKSVVFNTLENLVKEGIDKKLIESSINIKEFSLREADYQGYPKGLIYNMKSMESWLYNEEPTMHLKYEDVLPKIKSALNSNYFEDLIQRYILDNNHYSVLIVKPEKGLEENRIENIRKKLKEYKDSLTEKELELLIQQTKKLKERQNKKDSMENLSKIPLLSIEDINKEAERLPLEEKNILGIKTLYHNVFTNKISYLNLYFNTRAVEKENIPYIGLLSAVLGKVSTENYNYQDLSNEVNINTGGIRYNAEIFSQKESYEDYTSMFTIKSKCLTSNVKELIKLLSEILTNSKFDEKNRLREIIQELKSRLEMIMFDRGHSVAVKRLFSYFSSYGKYDELLSGVEFYKFIVDIEKNFEDRFEDISKNLQSVFNKIFNSTNLLVSVTGEEEEFSEVNKEFKILYDSLSEEKLQYNNYEFNFDNKNEAFSTSSKVQYVAKGYNYFKLGYEYSGSMQVLRTIVNYDYLWNRIRVQGGAYGAFSSFIKNGNMFFVSYRDPNLIKTIEAYNEAFKYVSEFNPEDREMTKYIIGTISDLDTPLTPAAKGERATENYLRRISYEDRQREREEILATNKEAIKAFSDVIKDLMKENYICVIGNEDKIKENKDRFNNIINLFE
- a CDS encoding LytS/YhcK type 5TM receptor domain-containing protein, with the translated sequence MIYIQLLESMSLIGIAAYLYSQTKTFNKFLKNKSDYKYKLIIITFFSVLSMLGTYTGVNIEPYALANARPIGAIVAGYIGGPLVGIMVGIIAGTHRYFLGGFTALSCAISTIIEGIVGGIANVITKDKSLDVSTGITAAIIAEVLQMIIILLIAKPYENALQLERVIALPMIITNSIGVGIFINIINNTQEHYKKIGAIQSQKALNIAKKTSIYLRSGFNQEISDKVCSIIYEAINLESIFIAENDGIFSYNGEELNKEKLKCKIKEYFNFKDYKLIKFEDNNKEKLFYCIPIYTDKDKFKFVIGIQIKSYKSVDKYFSDFAKELSALLATQIELYELDQLAQEVSKAELKMLRNQIHPHFLFNTLNTIASFCRTDPIKARELILNLSNYFRQTLKRQDEKIILKEEIEFLESYLAIEKARFGERLNVDINIPEELLDVKVPVFVLQPIIENSMKHGILIKPQGGEVTITAIDEKDKIKFVIKDTGVGMDENTLNYVVKDWPGIGLSNVNKRLKLLYGEKNFIHIKSKLNEGTKVMFYIPKEVF
- a CDS encoding carbon starvation protein A → MISFFLSLIALIVGYLIYGKIVEKMFGADETKETPAIRLEDGVDFVPMPAWKIFMIQFLNIAGLGPIFGAIAGALWGPAAFLWIVFGSIFAGGVHDYFSGMLSVRHDGASIPEVVGKYLGPGFKQFMRGFSVILLILTGVVFIIGPAGLLNTLTGYNKVIWIYVIFIYYILATMLPVDKIIGKIYPIFGLCLLIMAIGVATGLIVQGYHIPEVTLANLHPNKLPMWPLMFVTIACGAISGFHSTQSPLMARCITNEKQGRQIFYGAMIAEGILALIWAAAAMTFFGSTGELGKQMVAHGGQAWVVNTISNSLLGKIGGALAILGVVACPITSGDTAFRSSRLIVADFLNYEQGPIKNRLAISIPLFVIGFVLTKINFDIVWRYFAWSNQTLAMIVLWTAAAYLHKVNKSHWMATIPAVFMTAVSITYILVAPEGFKLNPSIGYPIGIVVALATLALLLKKTTSKKGNLSMSE
- a CDS encoding LytR/AlgR family response regulator transcription factor; the encoded protein is MKEIRAIIIEDEKPAIEELKYVLSKYNFLNIVDVAMTGNAGYELVKKLQPEVVFMDINIPIESGIIVSKKIKEFNKDINIIFITAYEQYALEAFEIDALDYILKPFDDKRISVTIKRLQEKIEEKYKEEIPVMISDILNKLEKEEKTLKKIPCEYRGKIILIDTKNIHYCYTMEDKTYVKIDSEEYITHNTLKEIEKKTDLFRVHRSYIVNMDNIKELYSWFNGTYKLVMNDKEQSEIPVSRNNVKKVKQILGI